A single window of Helicobacter macacae MIT 99-5501 DNA harbors:
- a CDS encoding toxin-antitoxin system YwqK family antitoxin gives MSRLAKIVRISLLVFAANLVCAKNLTISEVRIHIEEIKESSKLANSKVIDTMSYNSPLDLVYNPCFQHYATVMNKTEQKLIEYIRYNHTTHPNVPNGRYVAYFIKIGKAEYDKCIAKLKNESEKERKRQAEQAKRELEQARQAKIQQEQQEKIQNDFIKKMEKEGKVVAYFGDNSENRLIYKEYYENDEKITELFDKESGTELKSKARFYPSGLLKYKEEYSDGKINEKYIYDSNGKLVKKYEYNFNGKLLEKYYDSNGKLVEGYEYDSDGKLSKKYFYLDGDIVHEVIYE, from the coding sequence ATGAGTAGATTAGCAAAAATAGTCAGAATAAGTTTGCTTGTGTTTGCTGCTAATTTAGTTTGTGCCAAAAATCTAACAATTAGCGAAGTAAGAATACACATTGAGGAGATAAAAGAATCAAGCAAATTAGCAAATTCAAAAGTAATAGATACTATGAGTTATAATAGCCCTCTTGATCTTGTATATAATCCGTGTTTTCAACACTATGCTACCGTAATGAACAAAACAGAACAAAAACTTATAGAATATATCAGATATAATCATACAACCCATCCTAATGTGCCAAATGGTAGATATGTAGCATATTTTATCAAAATAGGGAAAGCAGAATACGACAAATGTATAGCAAAATTAAAAAACGAGTCGGAAAAAGAAAGAAAAAGGCAAGCAGAACAAGCAAAGCGTGAACTAGAACAAGCAAGGCAAGCAAAAATACAACAAGAACAACAAGAAAAAATACAAAATGATTTTATAAAGAAAATGGAGAAAGAGGGGAAAGTAGTAGCATATTTCGGCGATAATTCTGAAAATAGATTGATTTATAAAGAGTATTATGAAAACGATGAAAAAATAACAGAACTTTTTGATAAAGAAAGTGGAACTGAACTAAAAAGCAAAGCAAGGTTTTATCCAAGCGGATTATTAAAATATAAAGAAGAATATTCAGACGGCAAAATAAATGAAAAATATATCTACGATTCAAATGGAAAATTAGTTAAGAAATACGAATACAATTTCAATGGAAAACTGCTTGAGAAATATTACGATTCAAATGGAAAGTTGGTTGAAGGATACGAATACGATTCAGATGGCAAACTAT